In Sulfuricella sp., the sequence AAACATGGACGATGTGCTCATCGTCATCACCGGCTCACCGGGGGAGCATGCACTGGGTGAGGAAATTATTCGCGGCTGCCGATCCGCCAATATCCGCAACGCTTGCGGCGCGTTTCGCATCGAGGAATTGCCTGCTCTGATCCGGGGCTTTGACCTGCTGGTCAGCAACGACACCGGCACCATGCACCTGGCCATCGCGCTGGGGACGCCCACGCTGTGCCTGTTCGGCGCAACCTCCTCCGGATTGATCGGCCCCTTCCAGGACCTCGACAAGCACCGCGTGATCCAGAAAATACACGAGAGCTCCGCCCACATCCCCAAGAAAAAACGCAGCAATGCGGCAATGAAACAGATTACGGTAGACGAAGTTCATGCGGCCGCCATCGAGATGCTCGCGCAACGCGCCGAAACCGGCTGCACGAAGGTCTAGCGGAATTATGATGCGCATCCTGCTTATCACCGACCAGGCGCCAGAGGCCAACCATTCGACCATCCAGGGAATTTTTGCCGGCCATTTACGGCAATTCGCCACGGTCGATGTGGTGTATTTTGACCGGGCCATCGCGAAGCCGGCCATCCTTGACGGGAAGCTTGTCCTGCCCCACAAATACCGGCGCAGGCGCACGGTTGAGGGGCTCAAGGCCATCACCGACATCAGCGGTTACGATTTCATCATCGTGCGCAATCTCTTTGCCGTGCTCAGAAATCTCCTGGCAAGAAAAAAAGATTACCGCTACCGCCTGGGATTCTGGGAATCCTTCCCTCACAGTTTCAGGCGCATTTACGAAGCGCGCGCAACCGGCCGGGCGGTATGGCGCAAGCGTATCGAATATGCCGTCAAACAGCACCTGGAAAGGCGGCTCATCGAGCAGTGCGACTTCTATCTTCCCATTACCGAGACATACAGGCGCCGCTTTTATCCTGACTTGCGCATTCCCTGCCACCCATTGTCGATGGGCGTCGATTTTTCGCGAATTCAGCCTGCCCTGCATTCAGTGGAAGCTCCCGCGATGAAGAAATTCATCTACATCGGCAGTGTCGACAGACTGCGCCGCCTGGATCTCATTATTTCGGCTTTCCGCGCGGTCAAGGGCGACTTCGTATTCGATCTTTACACCCCCAGCGACAATGACTTCGTCAGGGAACTCAAGTCCGCCGAATTTGCTGACGAGCGCATCCGCATCTGCCCGCCGAAACCGCGCGATGCGCTTTTTGACATCATGCGCCAGTACGATGTCGGCATCGGCCTGATTCCAGAGTCGCCGCTGTATGAGGTATCATCGCCCACCAAGACGCTTGAATATTATGCGGCGGGCATCCCGGCCATCATCAATCATCTGCCGGAATATAGCGCGCTGTTCGACGAAAACTCGGCTTTTTTCTGCGACCTGAACCCGGAAGCCATTCAGGACGCCGTGGCCAGGATTCTGACGCTGGATGGCCAGAAAATCCGCGACATGGGCGAAGCCGGGAAACGAATCGTTGCCGAAAAAAGGGATTACGCTGTAATGGCGAAGTCACTTTTCCATTTCCTCCAGATGATCCACGCTCAAACCGGTCCACGCCAATGAACATCCTTTACCTGACAAACGAACTGAGCAAACTCAACGGCTGGGCGACCGTCGGGGTCGAACTGATCGCCGAGCTGCGCGACCAGCATCATGTCATCGTGATTTCCAAAAAAGGCGACCCGCACAACCCCGGCCATGCCCTGATTAGCGGCGACCACTACAAAACCCCTATTACCCTCCTGTCGGATGCCCGGAACATCCTGCGCAAACTGCAAGGCCAGCGAATAGATGCCATTATTTGCGGCATCGAGCCATATCTGCCGCTTGCCGCGCTGCTCAAGCTCAAACTGGACAAGCCTCGCCTGATGCTCCTCGGGCATGGGACGTATATCTATTTTCCCTTCGTCAAGGGAATGCGAAAAATCCTCAACCGGCAGTTCGCGCGGAGCGTCGACACACTCGTCGTGCCCAGCCGCTTCACCTTCGAAAAGGCGCTGACCTGGTGGAAAGGCCCCATGAACATCGTCCATTGGGGCGTGAACCTGAACGACTACCATCCCGTTGCGGGTCTTCCCAAGGAGCCGGCATTCATCTGCGTGGGCGCGCTGAAACAGCGCAAGGGGGTTGATCTTCTGCTCAGCGCATTTGCCGGGCTTGCTCGCAAGCACCCGGAAGCCAGGCTTTATCTGGTCGGTTCCGCAAGCGACAAATACATCAAGCGGGCCGCCGAACTCGGCATTCAAAACCAGGTTGTCTTCACCGGAAAAGTCAGCCACGAAGCGCTGCTGCATTATTACTCGCGCTCCCTTTGCCATGTCCTGGTATCCAACAATACGGAATCGGCCTTTGAAGGCTACGGCCTGGTGCATCTTGAAGCCAATGCCTGCGGCATTCCGTCGATAGGCGCATCCGGCACAGCCAACGAGGATGTCATCGTGGACGGGTACAACGGCT encodes:
- a CDS encoding glycosyltransferase family 9 protein, with protein sequence LVRAIGATSLTRRMSLPRRYGPATGMAPSGAGRFKGVTTIGFQAGAANTFKMWPAGYFSALADRLAENMDDVLIVITGSPGEHALGEEIIRGCRSANIRNACGAFRIEELPALIRGFDLLVSNDTGTMHLAIALGTPTLCLFGATSSGLIGPFQDLDKHRVIQKIHESSAHIPKKKRSNAAMKQITVDEVHAAAIEMLAQRAETGCTKV
- a CDS encoding glycosyltransferase family 4 protein, whose protein sequence is MRILLITDQAPEANHSTIQGIFAGHLRQFATVDVVYFDRAIAKPAILDGKLVLPHKYRRRRTVEGLKAITDISGYDFIIVRNLFAVLRNLLARKKDYRYRLGFWESFPHSFRRIYEARATGRAVWRKRIEYAVKQHLERRLIEQCDFYLPITETYRRRFYPDLRIPCHPLSMGVDFSRIQPALHSVEAPAMKKFIYIGSVDRLRRLDLIISAFRAVKGDFVFDLYTPSDNDFVRELKSAEFADERIRICPPKPRDALFDIMRQYDVGIGLIPESPLYEVSSPTKTLEYYAAGIPAIINHLPEYSALFDENSAFFCDLNPEAIQDAVARILTLDGQKIRDMGEAGKRIVAEKRDYAVMAKSLFHFLQMIHAQTGPRQ
- a CDS encoding glycosyltransferase family 4 protein is translated as MNILYLTNELSKLNGWATVGVELIAELRDQHHVIVISKKGDPHNPGHALISGDHYKTPITLLSDARNILRKLQGQRIDAIICGIEPYLPLAALLKLKLDKPRLMLLGHGTYIYFPFVKGMRKILNRQFARSVDTLVVPSRFTFEKALTWWKGPMNIVHWGVNLNDYHPVAGLPKEPAFICVGALKQRKGVDLLLSAFAGLARKHPEARLYLVGSASDKYIKRAAELGIQNQVVFTGKVSHEALLHYYSRSLCHVLVSNNTESAFEGYGLVHLEANACGIPSIGASGTANEDVIVDGYNGFLCGQDDPHQLAALMERILTNADEYAALCANSLNYARERNWRSAALQLTALLFPET